The following are encoded in a window of Brettanomyces bruxellensis chromosome 9, complete sequence genomic DNA:
- a CDS encoding uncharacterized protein (BUSCO:EOG09264NDD), with amino-acid sequence MSDKKQTNEDEVFEFLNSLPDQKEGEGAPVKQNSEDSKAKKGNSGKTDQDILDFLDELEATNKDKKVDTKVESTTVEVTKKPIEETNKDPKETKEQEKANDTEEVNDPITSFSKWWSGNGSKKVSSGITSLWGTAQSLTQQAQVKAESAIKQAKEQGVEDKLRTAFKDFGITGVLEGDRDLTDKEREELLKLPDTKKAVESINKGINLFSTRLTDVLETLNSKDEVINIKLVHDLKNYPNLSKYVKHNFEDVMSEQVDGNIDVHVAQSGTVSEHQTNAYGKRDINLFQGKLSDADRLVEANIESIMSPATEKADGSSKVFDKTGATARNTNIYIGLLAVSTNRNTVSNGKDNSKEEKGSTDSAEDNSAITIDELSGSSFCFTATLVDKTHDIKITNRSQPFPLKWCQWIDGNFNKIDKEEDVDPSEWVIDWIDQGLDKTFGVMAQTYVIMRMGY; translated from the coding sequence ATGTCGGacaaaaaacaaacaaatgaagatgaggtGTTCGAATTCCTCAATTCGCTTCCAGATCAAAAAGAGGGGGAAGGTGCGCCAGTTAAGCAAAACTCAGAGGATTCTAAGgcaaagaaaggaaattcaGGAAAGACGGATCAGGATATTCTAGATTTTTTGGATGAACTAGAGGCAACAAATAAAGATAAGAAAGTTGATACAAAAGTTGAAAGTACGACGGTGGAGGTGACTAAAAAGCCAATAGAAGAAACCAATAAAGACCCAAAGGAAACCAAGGAGCAGGAAAAGGCAAATGATACGGAGGAAGTGAATGATCCAATaacatcattttcaaaatggtGGAGTGGAAATGGATCTAAAAAGGTTAGCTCTGGTATTACATCATTATGGGGCACAGCTCAGTCATTAACACAGCAAGCACAAGTGAAGGCGGAAAGTGCAATTAAACAGGCTAAAGAGCAGGGTGTCGAGGACAAGCTCAGGACGGCATTCAAGGATTTTGGAATTACTGGTGTTTTGGAGGGAGATAGAGATTTGACAGATAAAGAGAGGGAAGAATTACTCAAGCTTCCAGACACCAAAAAGGCGGTGGAGTCAATTAATAAGGGAATTAATCTATTTTCAACTAGACTAACAGATGTTCTTGAGACGTTGAATAGCAAAGATGAAGTGATTAACATTAAATTAGTTCATGATTTGAAGAACTATCCGAATTTGTCCAAGTACGTGAAGCACAACTTTGAGGACGTGATGAGTGAGCAGGTTGACGGAAATATCGATGTTCACGTTGCCCAGTCGGGGACAGTGTCGGAACATCAAACGAATGCATATGGAAAGAGAGATATAAATCTTTTCCAGGGAAAATTGTCTGATGCAGACCGTTTGGTTGAAGCCAACATCGAAAGTATAATGTCACCGGCCACAGAAAAAGCGGATGGATCATCAAAAGTATTTGATAAGACGGGGGCTACAGCAAGAAATACCAATATTTATATTGGCCTTTTAGCAGTTTCGACAAACAGAAACACTGTTAGTAATGGAAAAGACAATTcgaaggaagaaaaagggaGTACAGACTCAGCAGAAGACAACTCAGCGATCACAATCGATGAACTTTCAGGGTCATCCTTTTGTTTTACGGCGACACTGGTCGACAAAACACATGACATTAAAATTACAAACAGATCTCAACCATTTCCTTTGAAGTGGTGTCAATGGATCGACGGAAATTTTAATAAGATagataaagaagaggaTGTTGATCCAAGTGAGTGGGTTATCGATTGGATTGATCAAGGACTAGACAAAACATTTGGTGTCATGGCCCAAACATATGTGATTATGAGAATGGGCTACTAA